One segment of Rhodothermus bifroesti DNA contains the following:
- a CDS encoding 7-carboxy-7-deazaguanine synthase QueE, whose amino-acid sequence MRTYRIKAIWKTLQGEGFFAGRPAVFVRFVGCNLWSGYERDRERDARRTGANCPRWCDTDFRKAGSRAYTAEALIAALQDIGGAIRFCVLTGGEPLLQLDALLVSALKQAGYFVAIETNGTMSLRQACTDPVTGKLIAPDWIVCSPKLPEEQLRLEFFDELKLIVPDYRPEQYARFARRARLHRLGGRPLPLLWLQPEDGPRLEMAKRCAVELALAHPAWRVSVQAHKILGVE is encoded by the coding sequence GTGCGCACCTACCGGATCAAGGCCATCTGGAAAACCCTGCAGGGCGAAGGCTTTTTCGCTGGAAGGCCAGCTGTCTTTGTGCGTTTTGTAGGATGCAACCTGTGGTCTGGCTACGAACGCGACCGGGAACGCGACGCAAGGCGCACCGGGGCTAACTGCCCACGTTGGTGCGACACAGACTTCCGAAAAGCAGGTAGCCGCGCCTACACGGCCGAGGCGCTCATAGCCGCCCTGCAAGACATTGGGGGCGCCATCCGCTTCTGCGTACTTACCGGTGGCGAGCCCTTGCTGCAGCTCGATGCCTTGCTTGTCTCTGCCCTAAAACAAGCAGGCTACTTTGTGGCCATTGAGACCAACGGGACAATGAGCCTGCGCCAGGCATGCACCGATCCGGTAACCGGCAAGCTCATCGCTCCTGACTGGATCGTGTGTAGCCCGAAATTACCCGAAGAGCAGCTGCGGTTAGAATTTTTCGATGAGTTGAAGCTGATTGTGCCAGACTATCGACCCGAGCAGTATGCCCGCTTTGCGCGACGGGCACGACTGCATCGCTTAGGCGGCCGACCGCTCCCCTTGCTTTGGCTTCAGCCCGAAGATGGCCCTCGGCTGGAAATGGCCAAGCGGTGTGCGGTCGAACTTGCCCTGGCCCATCCTGCCTGGCGCGTTTCGGTCCAAGCACACAAAATCTTGGGGGTGGAATAA
- a CDS encoding UvrD-helicase domain-containing protein yields MLFAADLHVHSKYSRATSPDLDLEHLALWAYRKGIAVVATGDFTHPAWMAELREKLVPAEPGLFRLRDELDREVRRQAGVPALTPVRFMLEVEVSTIYKKGDRVRKVHHLLYAPDLDKAERIREALGRIGNLKADGRPILGLDSRNLLEITLEAGEGCFLIPAHIWTPWFSVLGSKSGFDTVEACYGDLTPHIFALETGLSSDPPMNWRLSALDRYTLVSNSDAHSPAKLGREACLFDTELDYFAIKRALETGQGYRGTIEFFPEEGKYHLDGHRACGVRLEPAETRRLGGRCPSCGRPITVGVLHRVEALADRPEGAHPERPMPFERLIPLIEILAEVENKGPGTQALQQRYARLLGALGPELSVLRELPLEELARHAGSLLAEAIRRMRAGEVIREAGYDGTYGVIRLLTDAERAQGRAVGFLFDLPLPQAAPRQPREPVLPQAAPLAEPTPPPVHLTPTNGNGGLLAGLDEDQRAAAEYIEGPVLVVAGPGTGKTRTLTYRLAYLVRERGVDPTQCLALTFTRRAADEMRQRLQALLGADAEKLTVTTFHGLGLDILTHYGDRLGLPRALRVATEAEQRALLEAQGFSPTQAQRLLSHLSRLKRTGQATDQHVLAVRAAYDQALRERGQVDYDDLIGLSLELLETDPEVARAYRERFRWISVDEFQDVDACQYRLLRLLAPEPNARLFVIGDPDQAIYGFRGSDVRFFLHFTHDYPNTRRVLLRQNYRSTQTILEAAQQMIAPASLVPDRALVALQPGGEPIDVVECFSPRAEAIFVAETIERLIGGTSFYALDSARADGQEHTYTFGDIAVLYRTEAQAAELQEVLAQAGIPFQKRTHRLIIEHPAVEALLEQLAEAPAAATLTERLAQWVAQAAPVPELEALLPMLRMLAAQCGDDLTAFRNELALRSEADLWDRRAEGVSLLTLHAAKGLEFRVVFIVGCEEGLLPLSYDGVVDQAQEAEERRLFFVGMTRAQERLFVTWARKRHHRGQLQAACPSRFLRDVPPGYVRHKVHAARAKPPGGRQLELF; encoded by the coding sequence ATGCTGTTTGCGGCTGATCTGCACGTACACTCCAAATACTCCCGAGCAACCAGTCCGGACCTGGATCTGGAGCACCTGGCCTTGTGGGCTTATCGTAAGGGCATTGCGGTAGTTGCTACGGGAGACTTTACGCACCCAGCCTGGATGGCTGAGCTTCGGGAAAAACTCGTTCCTGCTGAACCTGGGCTGTTTCGCTTGCGGGATGAACTGGATCGCGAAGTCCGCCGCCAAGCTGGCGTGCCAGCCCTCACTCCCGTTCGTTTTATGCTCGAGGTCGAAGTTTCAACGATTTATAAGAAAGGCGATCGCGTACGCAAGGTTCACCACCTCCTCTATGCACCCGACTTGGACAAAGCCGAGCGCATTCGCGAAGCTTTGGGCCGCATCGGTAACCTAAAGGCTGATGGTCGGCCTATCCTTGGGCTGGATTCCCGCAATCTGCTCGAAATCACCTTGGAAGCTGGTGAAGGTTGCTTTCTGATTCCTGCGCACATCTGGACCCCTTGGTTTTCGGTGCTGGGCTCGAAGTCGGGTTTTGATACGGTCGAGGCCTGCTACGGCGACCTGACGCCCCATATTTTTGCCCTCGAGACTGGTCTTTCGTCGGATCCGCCCATGAACTGGCGGCTTTCGGCACTAGACCGCTATACGTTGGTTTCCAACTCCGATGCGCACTCGCCTGCTAAGCTGGGCCGCGAGGCTTGTCTGTTTGATACGGAGCTAGACTACTTTGCCATCAAACGGGCGCTTGAAACGGGGCAAGGCTATAGGGGCACCATTGAGTTCTTCCCTGAAGAGGGCAAGTATCACCTGGACGGCCATCGCGCCTGTGGAGTGCGTTTGGAACCGGCCGAAACGCGCCGCTTGGGTGGACGCTGCCCGAGCTGTGGCCGGCCGATTACCGTAGGGGTGCTGCACCGCGTTGAAGCCTTGGCCGATCGCCCTGAAGGTGCGCACCCAGAGCGCCCCATGCCCTTTGAGCGCCTTATTCCCCTGATCGAAATCTTGGCTGAAGTCGAAAACAAAGGGCCGGGCACGCAGGCCCTGCAGCAACGCTATGCGCGGCTGCTGGGGGCGCTGGGTCCGGAGCTGAGCGTGTTGCGTGAGCTTCCCCTGGAAGAGCTGGCACGGCACGCGGGTTCGCTGCTGGCCGAGGCTATTCGTCGCATGCGGGCAGGTGAGGTGATCCGCGAAGCAGGATATGACGGCACCTATGGCGTAATCCGGCTGCTCACCGATGCTGAACGGGCGCAAGGCAGGGCTGTGGGGTTCCTATTTGATCTGCCCTTACCCCAAGCAGCACCCAGGCAACCCCGGGAACCCGTATTGCCCCAAGCTGCCCCCTTGGCTGAGCCAACGCCTCCGCCTGTTCACCTGACCCCGACCAATGGCAACGGTGGCCTGCTGGCTGGGCTAGATGAGGATCAGCGCGCTGCAGCCGAATACATCGAAGGGCCAGTACTCGTAGTAGCCGGTCCAGGCACAGGTAAAACGCGCACGCTGACCTACCGGCTGGCGTACCTGGTGCGGGAACGCGGTGTCGATCCGACCCAATGCCTAGCGCTTACGTTCACGCGACGGGCAGCTGATGAAATGCGCCAGCGCCTCCAGGCCTTGCTCGGCGCTGATGCTGAAAAACTGACCGTGACCACCTTTCATGGTCTTGGATTAGACATCTTAACGCACTATGGCGACCGATTGGGCTTGCCCAGAGCGCTTCGGGTAGCTACCGAAGCCGAGCAGCGTGCACTGCTCGAAGCCCAGGGCTTTTCGCCTACCCAGGCGCAGCGACTTTTATCCCATCTTTCGCGGCTGAAACGCACCGGACAGGCAACCGACCAGCACGTGTTGGCAGTGCGCGCAGCCTACGACCAGGCACTCCGGGAAAGGGGTCAGGTAGACTACGACGACTTGATTGGTCTGTCGCTCGAGCTTTTAGAGACCGATCCCGAAGTGGCAAGGGCCTATCGCGAGCGCTTTCGCTGGATTTCGGTCGACGAATTTCAAGATGTGGATGCCTGCCAATACCGATTGCTGCGGCTATTGGCTCCAGAGCCCAATGCCCGTCTGTTTGTCATCGGCGATCCCGATCAGGCTATCTATGGATTTCGGGGTAGCGATGTGCGCTTTTTCTTGCATTTTACCCATGATTATCCCAATACCCGACGCGTGCTGCTCCGGCAAAACTATCGCTCAACGCAAACCATCCTCGAGGCAGCTCAGCAGATGATCGCCCCAGCGTCGCTGGTGCCAGATCGCGCGCTTGTGGCCCTGCAGCCGGGCGGCGAGCCCATTGATGTAGTGGAATGCTTCAGCCCTCGGGCTGAAGCCATTTTTGTAGCCGAGACGATCGAAAGGCTTATCGGGGGCACCTCTTTCTATGCCCTCGACAGCGCTCGGGCAGATGGCCAAGAGCATACCTATACTTTTGGGGATATAGCGGTGCTTTACCGTACTGAAGCCCAAGCAGCAGAATTGCAAGAAGTGCTAGCTCAGGCCGGTATTCCGTTCCAGAAGCGGACGCACCGGCTTATTATCGAGCACCCTGCCGTTGAGGCGCTGCTTGAGCAGTTGGCCGAAGCACCTGCCGCCGCAACACTTACAGAACGGCTGGCCCAGTGGGTAGCCCAAGCAGCGCCTGTGCCAGAGCTCGAAGCGCTGCTTCCTATGCTGCGGATGCTGGCTGCCCAGTGTGGGGATGACCTGACGGCTTTCCGAAACGAACTGGCGCTGCGCAGTGAGGCCGACCTGTGGGATCGTCGCGCTGAAGGCGTTTCGCTGCTCACGCTGCATGCAGCTAAAGGGCTAGAATTTCGGGTTGTTTTCATTGTAGGCTGCGAAGAGGGGCTATTGCCGCTCAGCTACGACGGCGTGGTTGATCAAGCCCAAGAGGCCGAAGAGCGACGTCTGTTTTTTGTGGGGATGACACGTGCGCAAGAGCGCCTGTTTGTGACCTGGGCCCGAAAGCGTCACCACAGGGGACAGCTCCAGGCGGCTTGTCCCTCCCGATTTCTTAGGGATGTGCCGCCAGGCTACGTTCGGCACAAAGTGCACGCTGCGCGTGCTAAGCCCCCAGGTGGCCGCCAATTGGAGCTGTTTTAG
- the atpG gene encoding ATP synthase F1 subunit gamma, whose protein sequence is MASLRDIRNRINSVKSTQQVTRAMKMVAAAKLRRAQERIFQTRPYAFELAEVISHLQGHIDPGLHPLFQARQERQAALLVVVTADRGLAGAFNANIIKLAEQTIAQVYETLARKGQLYLYCIGRKGYDYFRRRNYPIAGHQQGIFDRLTFNMARQIADTLASGYLEGQWDEVRIVYNEFRNTIAQNRIVEPFLPIPTERFLTPIMERDLGQRPHLRPGYQVDYLFEPNPQAILEALVPHYLSYQIWRILLESYAAEQGARMVAMDNATTNAEELLRQLRLKYNRARQDAITKEILEITSGAEALAKGGA, encoded by the coding sequence ATGGCAAGCCTTCGAGATATCCGCAACCGGATTAATTCAGTCAAAAGCACGCAGCAGGTCACGCGCGCCATGAAAATGGTGGCCGCAGCCAAGCTGCGCCGAGCACAAGAGCGCATCTTTCAAACGCGCCCCTACGCCTTTGAACTGGCCGAGGTGATCAGCCATCTGCAGGGGCATATCGATCCAGGGCTGCATCCACTTTTTCAAGCGCGCCAGGAACGACAGGCTGCGCTGCTGGTGGTGGTTACCGCAGATCGCGGGCTCGCTGGGGCCTTTAATGCCAACATCATTAAGCTCGCCGAGCAAACCATCGCCCAGGTGTACGAAACGCTCGCCCGCAAGGGACAGCTTTACCTCTACTGCATTGGCCGAAAGGGCTACGACTATTTTCGCCGCAGAAACTATCCCATCGCTGGACATCAGCAGGGGATTTTCGATCGGCTCACCTTCAACATGGCCCGTCAGATTGCCGATACGCTTGCCTCAGGCTATCTGGAAGGGCAGTGGGACGAAGTGCGCATCGTCTATAACGAATTCCGCAACACAATCGCCCAAAATCGAATCGTTGAACCATTTTTGCCAATCCCGACCGAGCGTTTCCTGACGCCTATCATGGAACGGGATCTGGGGCAGCGACCCCACCTAAGGCCGGGCTATCAGGTAGATTACCTTTTCGAGCCGAATCCACAGGCGATCTTAGAAGCACTTGTTCCTCATTACCTAAGCTACCAGATTTGGCGGATTTTGCTAGAGTCCTACGCGGCCGAGCAAGGCGCACGCATGGTAGCCATGGATAACGCCACCACCAACGCCGAAGAATTATTGCGGCAGCTGCGCCTCAAATATAACCGGGCACGCCAAGACGCGATCACAAAAGAAATACTTGAAATCACCAGTGGTGCCGAAGCGCTAGCCAAGGGTGGCGCATAA
- the atpA gene encoding F0F1 ATP synthase subunit alpha: MATAIRPDEITEVLRRELGGFEAEADVYEVGTVLQVGDGIARIYGLQGVGAGELIEFPRSGVTGMALNLEEDNVGVVLFGEVDKVKEGDEARRTHRVASILVSEGMLGRVIDPLGNPLDGKGPILGEKYEMPLERKAPGVIYREPVREPLQTGIKAIDAMIPIGRGQRELIIGDRQTGKTAVLVDTIINQKYTHQTDKPVYCIYVAIGQKASTVAQVVRALEAHGAMEYTVVVNAPASAPAPMQFIAPFAGACIGEFFRDTGRHALVVYDDLSKQAVAYREVSLLLRRPPGREAYPGDIFYLHSRLLERAAKIISSDEVARQMNNLPPSIKHLVKGGGSLTALPVIETQAGDVSAYIPTNVISITDGQIYLEANLFNAGIRPAINVGISVSRVGGSAQIKAMKKVAGTLRIELAQYRELEAFAKFGSDLDPATQRQLRRGERLVEVLKQGQYRPMPVEEQIAIIFVATQGLLDPLPVHQVRAFEQEFLERLRLRYAEQLKQLAQTGELTDELAQIFRKEAQALIEVYTSSEAQPA, encoded by the coding sequence ATGGCTACGGCGATTCGACCTGACGAAATTACGGAGGTCCTCCGGCGGGAGCTGGGAGGCTTTGAGGCAGAAGCAGACGTTTACGAAGTAGGAACGGTCCTGCAGGTAGGCGACGGCATCGCCCGCATTTACGGCCTCCAAGGGGTAGGTGCTGGCGAGCTGATCGAATTTCCGCGCAGCGGTGTGACGGGCATGGCCCTTAACCTCGAAGAGGATAATGTAGGCGTTGTGCTCTTCGGCGAGGTGGACAAGGTAAAGGAAGGGGATGAAGCCCGTCGGACACATCGCGTGGCCTCGATCTTGGTCTCTGAAGGAATGCTGGGACGCGTCATCGATCCCCTAGGCAACCCCCTGGATGGCAAAGGACCTATTTTGGGGGAGAAATACGAAATGCCGCTGGAGCGCAAAGCGCCTGGTGTGATTTACCGTGAGCCAGTGCGGGAGCCGCTGCAGACCGGCATCAAGGCCATTGATGCCATGATCCCGATTGGACGGGGGCAGCGTGAGCTGATTATCGGGGACCGGCAAACGGGAAAGACGGCTGTGCTGGTCGACACCATCATCAACCAAAAGTACACGCACCAAACCGACAAGCCGGTCTATTGCATTTACGTGGCCATTGGGCAGAAGGCTTCGACCGTTGCACAGGTGGTGCGGGCGCTTGAAGCGCATGGCGCCATGGAATACACCGTCGTGGTGAATGCGCCTGCTTCGGCCCCAGCCCCAATGCAGTTCATTGCACCGTTTGCTGGGGCTTGCATCGGTGAGTTCTTCCGCGACACCGGCCGCCATGCACTTGTGGTTTACGACGATCTCTCTAAGCAAGCGGTTGCCTATCGTGAAGTGTCGCTGCTGCTGCGCCGTCCCCCCGGGCGCGAAGCCTATCCAGGCGACATCTTCTATCTGCACAGCCGATTGCTAGAGCGCGCAGCCAAGATTATTAGCAGTGACGAGGTTGCCCGTCAGATGAACAACCTGCCCCCCTCCATTAAGCACTTGGTTAAAGGGGGCGGTTCGCTGACCGCGCTGCCGGTGATCGAAACGCAGGCTGGAGATGTATCGGCCTACATCCCCACCAACGTGATCTCGATTACCGATGGCCAGATTTACCTAGAGGCGAATCTGTTCAACGCGGGCATTCGGCCGGCCATCAATGTCGGCATTTCCGTCAGCCGTGTGGGCGGTAGCGCGCAGATCAAAGCCATGAAGAAAGTGGCCGGTACGCTGCGTATCGAACTGGCCCAGTATCGCGAGCTGGAAGCTTTTGCTAAGTTTGGCTCAGACCTAGACCCCGCCACGCAGCGCCAGTTGCGGCGCGGTGAGCGGCTGGTTGAAGTGCTCAAACAAGGCCAGTACCGGCCTATGCCGGTTGAAGAACAGATTGCCATCATTTTTGTGGCAACGCAAGGACTGCTCGACCCGCTACCGGTGCATCAGGTGCGCGCCTTTGAACAGGAATTTCTGGAACGGCTGCGCTTGCGTTATGCAGAGCAGCTTAAGCAACTGGCCCAAACGGGCGAATTGACCGATGAGCTGGCCCAGATCTTCCGCAAAGAGGCCCAGGCCCTTATTGAGGTCTACACAAGCAGCGAAGCGCAACCTGCCTGA
- the atpH gene encoding ATP synthase F1 subunit delta, with translation MRGGMHPVARRYARALFEEARAQALASAIDADLQQLSELLTASRELARIFESPVIPRDKKQKILERLLAGRVHPLTWRFLMLLIAKEREHLLPDVVRAYQVLQDEAQGIVEAHVRTAFPLDEAGAAPLQERLERLTGKRVRLRLTYDPGLIGGLVVRIGDTVYDGSVRHQLAILRERLRRNTIAFNGKSNVSP, from the coding sequence ATGCGTGGCGGTATGCATCCTGTAGCGCGACGGTATGCCCGGGCGTTGTTCGAAGAAGCCCGGGCACAAGCATTGGCCTCTGCCATCGACGCTGACCTCCAACAGCTCAGCGAACTGCTCACCGCTTCACGCGAGCTGGCGCGCATCTTTGAAAGCCCGGTTATTCCTCGAGATAAAAAGCAAAAAATTCTGGAACGGTTGCTTGCCGGTCGGGTGCACCCGTTGACGTGGCGTTTTCTTATGTTGCTCATTGCCAAAGAGCGGGAACACCTGTTGCCAGACGTGGTGCGGGCCTATCAGGTGCTTCAGGATGAGGCGCAAGGTATTGTCGAGGCGCATGTACGTACGGCCTTTCCATTGGACGAGGCTGGGGCTGCTCCCCTGCAGGAGCGACTGGAGCGTTTGACCGGCAAACGCGTTCGCCTTCGCCTAACCTACGATCCTGGCCTGATCGGCGGCTTGGTTGTTCGGATTGGCGATACAGTCTATGATGGCAGCGTACGACACCAGCTGGCCATCCTCCGCGAGCGGCTACGCCGCAATACAATAGCGTTTAACGGAAAATCCAACGTAAGCCCATAA
- the atpF gene encoding F0F1 ATP synthase subunit B has protein sequence MELILAANLVSVEPGLIFWKTITFLLLLLVLYKFAWGPIVRALQEREETIDTSLRRAERALAEARQIQAENERIRREAEQEAQRLLREAREEAERLRQEELQKTRLQIQQMQAQAQAEIEREKQGALDELRAVVADLAVQAAEKILRENLDAERQRRLVERFLASLPENQN, from the coding sequence ATGGAACTGATTCTGGCAGCTAATCTGGTCTCGGTCGAACCAGGGCTGATTTTCTGGAAGACGATAACGTTTTTACTGCTGCTTCTGGTGCTCTATAAATTTGCCTGGGGCCCCATTGTGCGGGCACTTCAAGAGCGTGAGGAAACCATCGATACCTCACTGCGTCGCGCCGAGCGGGCGTTGGCGGAAGCGCGCCAGATTCAGGCCGAGAACGAACGCATCCGGCGCGAGGCGGAGCAAGAAGCACAGCGCCTTTTGCGCGAAGCGCGCGAGGAAGCCGAACGGCTGCGCCAGGAAGAATTGCAAAAGACGCGGCTGCAAATTCAACAAATGCAAGCTCAGGCGCAAGCAGAGATCGAACGCGAAAAGCAAGGCGCGCTGGACGAGCTCAGGGCTGTGGTAGCGGATCTGGCGGTGCAAGCTGCTGAAAAGATTCTTCGGGAAAACCTGGACGCCGAGCGGCAGCGCCGATTGGTTGAACGCTTTCTGGCGTCGCTTCCAGAAAATCAGAACTAA
- the atpE gene encoding ATP synthase F0 subunit C, whose amino-acid sequence MEPTALAFLAAGIGAGLVAIGAGAGIGRLAASAMEGSARQPEASGDIRTSMIIAAALIEGVALFGLVICILLAIK is encoded by the coding sequence ATGGAACCTACTGCTCTAGCATTCCTCGCTGCAGGTATTGGTGCTGGCCTGGTGGCTATTGGTGCCGGTGCGGGCATTGGACGGCTAGCCGCTTCAGCTATGGAAGGCTCAGCACGCCAGCCAGAGGCTTCAGGAGACATCCGGACCTCAATGATTATCGCGGCCGCTCTCATTGAAGGGGTGGCGCTCTTTGGACTGGTGATCTGCATCCTGCTGGCCATTAAATAA
- the atpB gene encoding F0F1 ATP synthase subunit A: MLMLCGLGIFWPAQGVAAESENISEVLIHHTADGYYLALEPFITLELPRLFLVRTATGFRLDAFSSTAAALRSGRYAATYEGERYEEAVALERLIAAHQHLYAQLVPRDGLWALDLSITRHYVFGLLAALLVLAVFLPVARRYQRGVGRTTPPRGVWQNLAEVLIVFVRDEIARPNLGAKADKFLPYLLTAFFFILFCNLLGLVPDLGAATSNLAVTGVLAMFTFVIGVVYASKDHWKHILWPPGVPVFVKPILVPVEIMGLFTRHAALAIRLFANMTAGTLVILSLIGLIFMINALFGALAAWLTTLPSVLLTLFISAIKLLVAFIQAYVFTLLSALFIGMAVAEHTHEHEQEGESGEGAVVHAPPAASST, encoded by the coding sequence ATGCTCATGCTGTGCGGGCTGGGGATTTTCTGGCCTGCGCAGGGCGTAGCGGCTGAGTCTGAAAACATCAGCGAAGTCTTGATCCATCACACAGCCGACGGTTACTATTTGGCTCTTGAACCTTTTATTACGCTGGAGTTGCCGCGGCTGTTTTTGGTGCGCACAGCAACCGGCTTTCGGCTGGATGCCTTTAGCAGCACAGCGGCAGCATTGCGTTCTGGGCGATACGCTGCTACATACGAGGGTGAGCGTTACGAAGAAGCTGTAGCTCTGGAGCGGCTTATTGCTGCGCATCAGCACCTGTACGCGCAGCTCGTGCCTCGGGACGGGCTTTGGGCCCTAGATCTCTCAATCACGCGGCATTACGTTTTTGGTTTGCTGGCAGCTTTGCTTGTGCTAGCCGTGTTTTTGCCGGTTGCGCGTCGCTACCAACGCGGCGTGGGTCGCACCACGCCTCCGCGGGGCGTTTGGCAGAATCTAGCTGAAGTCCTGATTGTTTTTGTACGCGACGAGATTGCCCGTCCAAATCTGGGCGCCAAGGCCGACAAGTTTCTGCCCTATCTGCTTACCGCGTTTTTCTTCATTCTCTTTTGTAATCTGCTGGGGTTGGTGCCCGATCTAGGAGCGGCCACTTCAAATCTGGCCGTAACTGGTGTGCTGGCGATGTTTACGTTTGTCATCGGGGTGGTGTACGCTTCCAAGGATCACTGGAAACATATTCTTTGGCCGCCAGGCGTGCCGGTGTTTGTCAAGCCTATTTTGGTCCCCGTGGAAATCATGGGATTGTTTACGCGGCACGCAGCCTTGGCTATCCGTTTGTTTGCCAACATGACCGCGGGCACGCTGGTCATCTTGAGCTTGATCGGGTTGATTTTTATGATCAATGCCCTGTTTGGTGCGCTAGCGGCCTGGTTGACAACGCTTCCTAGCGTGCTTTTGACGCTTTTTATTTCGGCGATTAAGCTGCTGGTGGCCTTCATTCAGGCCTATGTTTTTACGCTGCTTTCGGCGCTTTTTATCGGAATGGCTGTGGCAGAGCATACACACGAACATGAACAAGAGGGCGAAAGTGGTGAAGGCGCGGTGGTGCATGCACCACCGGCTGCATCTTCAACATAG
- a CDS encoding AtpZ/AtpI family protein: MQEAMKALAPYMGLGLQLALGMAFFAIGGFLLDRWLGTQPWLLLVGIGLGLVAVFAKLWQVGVRSRGHLEPPRSSGDAPS; this comes from the coding sequence ATGCAAGAAGCGATGAAAGCCCTGGCTCCTTACATGGGCTTAGGGTTGCAATTGGCGCTGGGCATGGCATTTTTTGCCATCGGGGGCTTTTTGCTGGATCGTTGGCTAGGTACGCAACCCTGGCTGCTGCTTGTGGGCATAGGCTTGGGATTAGTAGCGGTTTTTGCTAAACTGTGGCAGGTGGGGGTGCGGTCACGGGGGCACCTTGAGCCTCCCAGGTCCTCTGGGGACGCTCCGTCGTAG
- a CDS encoding bactofilin family protein yields the protein MAVFGNTTRKEGHRSVGTPAPNQLNLIGEGTVFEGTLRTAHDIRVSGRIVGALHVQGKAIVAAEGVIEGELHAANADIAGQVQGNLFIQETLLLKESARVEGKIQTGRLVVEAGALFDGECRMGKLDQVIETKVAATKQEQTKGTASSGREAARLPKTGQEGAPSA from the coding sequence ATGGCAGTATTTGGCAACACAACCCGAAAAGAGGGGCATCGCTCGGTGGGGACGCCGGCTCCTAACCAGCTTAACCTGATTGGGGAAGGGACTGTTTTTGAAGGGACGCTGCGTACGGCGCACGACATTCGGGTGAGCGGACGCATCGTTGGTGCTTTGCATGTGCAAGGAAAGGCGATTGTCGCTGCCGAAGGCGTCATCGAAGGAGAACTGCATGCAGCCAATGCGGACATTGCAGGGCAGGTTCAGGGCAACCTCTTTATTCAGGAGACGTTGCTGCTAAAAGAGTCGGCTCGCGTAGAAGGCAAAATTCAGACCGGTCGCTTGGTCGTCGAGGCAGGTGCCCTTTTCGATGGAGAATGCCGCATGGGTAAGCTCGATCAGGTGATCGAAACCAAGGTGGCAGCAACCAAGCAGGAGCAAACCAAAGGCACTGCTTCATCGGGTCGTGAGGCAGCGCGTTTGCCTAAAACCGGCCAGGAAGGCGCGCCTAGCGCATGA
- a CDS encoding M23 family metallopeptidase, which produces MWALLKVLMRHGDRPLTVLVMEDAYAGVPRSYVVYPWRLWGLLVGMAGGIALGLFVLVLATPLREWLPGMSNAEVQHRTRLSMLRVAALEDSLAAQQQYMLQLRKLILGEVAAESSAVPAQARMASAGGALASELAPAFERRSADQPAVFAVPELVLPSPRQAIPIALRSDPLLQLQFPVLPPVEGFLTRGVDAKSGHYGVDLAVEEGTVVRAIGSGYVIFADWTQAGGFVIVVQHADGYISVYKHNQRLLKQVGDRVRDREAIALSGNTGEITTGPHLHFELWRHGLAQDPLNYFVTR; this is translated from the coding sequence ATGTGGGCCTTGCTTAAAGTGCTGATGCGCCATGGGGATAGGCCGCTGACGGTGCTGGTGATGGAAGATGCGTATGCGGGCGTGCCGCGCTCCTATGTGGTGTATCCATGGCGGCTTTGGGGATTGCTAGTCGGTATGGCAGGGGGCATCGCCCTGGGGCTGTTTGTGCTTGTGCTGGCAACCCCGCTACGTGAATGGTTACCTGGCATGAGCAATGCTGAGGTGCAGCACCGGACACGGTTAAGCATGCTGCGTGTAGCGGCGTTGGAAGATTCGCTGGCGGCGCAGCAACAATACATGCTCCAACTGCGCAAGTTGATTTTGGGCGAAGTGGCTGCTGAATCTAGTGCAGTGCCTGCGCAAGCGCGCATGGCTTCTGCTGGCGGTGCACTAGCGTCGGAGTTAGCTCCGGCGTTTGAGCGGCGGTCGGCCGATCAGCCTGCCGTTTTTGCTGTGCCAGAGCTGGTCTTGCCCTCGCCTAGACAGGCTATCCCGATAGCGCTGCGAAGCGATCCGCTGCTGCAGTTGCAATTTCCGGTCTTACCCCCCGTAGAAGGCTTTTTAACCCGGGGGGTGGATGCCAAAAGCGGACACTACGGCGTTGACCTGGCGGTTGAAGAAGGCACTGTGGTGCGCGCTATTGGCAGTGGGTATGTGATTTTTGCCGACTGGACGCAGGCCGGAGGTTTTGTCATCGTGGTGCAACACGCCGATGGCTACATTTCTGTTTACAAACACAACCAGCGCCTGCTCAAACAAGTAGGAGATCGGGTGCGGGACCGAGAAGCCATTGCCTTAAGTGGCAACACAGGCGAGATTACCACAGGGCCGCATCTGCATTTTGAGCTTTGGCGTCATGGGCTGGCGCAAGATCCGTTAAACTATTTCGTAACCCGCTAG